Genomic window (Leptospira kirschneri serovar Cynopteri str. 3522 CT):
TTTTGCCCAAGATTCGCATGCTAAAACCAATGGTTTCATATAACCTGATTTTTGTTTTCCTCGTTTGGTTACAGCCAGATCGATGAATAGAGTTTTCTGTTCTTCTAAATAAGGTTTGTCTTCTGTCCTGGCTATCAAAAGAGAAACAAGTTCATCTCCTAAAAAACCTCCTAAAAGTAATACTTTTCCGGTGCCTTTTAGTTTAAGATAGACGTCTATCATCTTTGTGCCTGCACGAGGGCGAATTTTAAAGATTCCGTCTAACTGTAAAGAGTTGATTAGACGAAAGAATTGATTTACGAGTTCGATTGAGGCTTCTCTGTGTTCTGGAAGTAAATTAGCGATTTGAAATTTTTTTGAATTCGTTTTAGACTTAGGCATTTGGGTTTTGAATTGAACAAGAATATTTTTCTAAAGATTCAATTTGTCCGTAGATTTGCATCTCCTATTTTATGAATTCAATTTGAACCATATTTAGGAATTTTTCTGTAAAATTCTATTTAGAATAGAGTTGTTGAAAAATTAATTCTTGATCTGTTTGTATTGGATTGAATGGACAATTGAAGCAATTTTACGAATCTTCACTATGGAATTTTTCAACAACTCTAATTATCAAATAGAGCGCCCAATATTTTACGCTGAAACAGGGCTTTGCAATAAAAATTTACGATAGGTCAGTAGTAAGATTCTTACTAAGAGGACGTATGAAAATAGTACCAAAATTAACCCTCGATTTTGCAAAGATATAAAAGTTT
Coding sequences:
- a CDS encoding GNAT family N-acetyltransferase, producing MPKSKTNSKKFQIANLLPEHREASIELVNQFFRLINSLQLDGIFKIRPRAGTKMIDVYLKLKGTGKVLLLGGFLGDELVSLLIARTEDKPYLEEQKTLFIDLAVTKRGKQKSGYMKPLVLACESWAKDQEFKSIELRAIIENENAVSFWKAMGYDPFYIRFRKSFNVNST